In Mycoplasmopsis maculosa, one genomic interval encodes:
- a CDS encoding adenine phosphoribosyltransferase, translated as MKLENYIRDISNFPKKGIIFKDISPLLANGDALNYTIVKMAELAKDVDIIVGPDARGFLFGTPTAAFLKKPFIMVRKPGKLPGEVISRAYGLEYGNDVLQIQKGFIKKGQTVAIIDDVLATGGTTRAIVQLLEEQGAIVKKVIVLMELAELNGRKFLEEDNIIVETLIKC; from the coding sequence AAATTAGAAAATTACATAAGAGACATAAGTAATTTCCCAAAAAAAGGAATAATTTTTAAAGATATTTCTCCGCTTCTTGCTAATGGCGATGCTTTAAATTATACAATTGTAAAAATGGCTGAATTAGCAAAGGATGTGGATATTATTGTTGGACCTGATGCTCGTGGATTTTTGTTCGGAACTCCAACTGCAGCTTTTTTAAAGAAGCCATTTATTATGGTTAGAAAACCAGGAAAACTTCCTGGCGAAGTAATATCAAGAGCATATGGTTTAGAATACGGCAATGATGTTTTACAAATTCAAAAAGGTTTTATTAAAAAAGGACAAACAGTTGCTATTATAGATGATGTTTTAGCAACTGGAGGAACTACAAGAGCGATTGTTCAACTCTTAGAAGAACAAGGTGCTATTGTTAAAAAAGTAATTGTTTTAATGGAATTGGCTGAATTAAACGGTCGTAAGTTTTTAGAAGAAGATAACATTATTGTTGAAACATTAATTAAATGTTAG